The Clostridiales bacterium genome window below encodes:
- the dpsA gene encoding dipicolinate synthase subunit DpsA, which yields MLYTIVGGDLRNIELGRLLAQDGNDVYMLGFAKEMVPSNVSTSSIDNISNSHVIIAPLVLSYDDENINTPYSDKAIKIIDVLNHLQPNQLFILGKPSVRVKKIMEDLSLQYRDILQREEMAILNAIPTAEGAIQSAIENTTTTLHGSNCMILGFGRIGKVLSKILSAMGANVYVMARKEKDLAWIFAYGYNRIHPGALKETVPLVDVIFNTVPSVILNYDVLSTLKKDVLIIDLASWPYGVNKDDAEKLGINVKFLPGLPGRIAPKTCAGFMKNTIYNIIGEMEV from the coding sequence ATGTTATATACAATTGTAGGTGGGGACTTAAGAAATATCGAATTGGGGAGATTACTTGCACAAGATGGTAATGATGTTTATATGTTAGGTTTCGCAAAAGAAATGGTGCCAAGTAACGTGAGTACTAGTAGTATAGATAATATATCAAATTCACATGTGATAATAGCGCCGTTGGTATTGTCATATGATGATGAAAATATAAATACACCATATAGTGATAAAGCTATAAAAATTATAGATGTACTAAATCATTTACAACCAAACCAGTTATTTATTCTTGGTAAACCGAGCGTTAGAGTTAAAAAGATAATGGAAGACCTAAGCTTACAGTATAGGGACATATTACAAAGAGAAGAGATGGCAATATTAAATGCTATTCCAACTGCGGAGGGAGCTATACAAAGTGCGATAGAAAACACTACAACAACTCTTCATGGTAGCAATTGCATGATTTTGGGCTTTGGAAGAATAGGCAAAGTTTTAAGCAAGATCTTATCGGCGATGGGGGCAAATGTTTACGTTATGGCGAGGAAAGAGAAGGATTTGGCGTGGATATTTGCGTACGGATACAATAGAATACATCCCGGTGCGCTAAAGGAAACGGTTCCTTTAGTAGATGTAATATTTAACACGGTTCCAAGTGTTATTTTAAATTATGATGTATTGTCCACATTAAAAAAAGACGTGCTAATAATAGATTTAGCATCTTGGCCTTATGGAGTAAATAAGGATGATGCAGAGAAATTAGGAATAAATGTGAAATTTTTGCCGGGGCTACCAGGTAGAATTGCTCCTAAAACATGTGCGGGTTTTATGAAGAATACTATATATAACATTATAGGGGAAATGGAGGTGTAA
- a CDS encoding dipicolinate synthase subunit B: protein MLEGKNIGIALTGSFCTINDSINEIEKIKNDGAKVTAIVSEHVRTMDTRFGKASDIIEKLRSITKREVISSINQAERVGPDKLFDIMLIAPCTGNTLAKIANSIIDTTVTMAAKSHLRNQRPLVLSIATNDGLGNSAYNIGKIINQKNIYLVPFGQDDHKNKPNSLVAKTNMIIPTLEKALEGKQIQPVLM, encoded by the coding sequence ATGTTAGAAGGTAAAAATATAGGAATTGCGCTAACAGGATCGTTTTGTACAATAAACGATTCAATAAATGAGATAGAAAAGATAAAAAATGATGGTGCAAAGGTTACAGCAATTGTCTCGGAACATGTTAGGACAATGGATACACGATTTGGCAAGGCAAGCGATATAATAGAAAAACTTAGGAGTATAACAAAAAGAGAAGTAATATCTAGCATAAATCAAGCAGAGAGGGTGGGCCCTGACAAATTATTTGATATTATGTTAATTGCTCCATGCACAGGGAATACTCTAGCAAAGATTGCAAATTCAATAATAGATACTACGGTAACAATGGCCGCAAAATCACATCTTAGGAATCAAAGACCGCTGGTATTGTCTATAGCAACAAATGATGGATTGGGCAATAGCGCGTATAATATAGGGAAAATAATAAATCAAAAAAATATATACTTAGTTCCCTTTGGACAAGATGATCACAAGAACAAACCTAATTCTTTGGTGGCTAAAACAAACATGATTATACCAACACTAGAAAAAGCATTAGAGGGTAAGCAAATACAACCCGTGCTTATGTAA